The proteins below are encoded in one region of Andreesenia angusta:
- a CDS encoding metal ABC transporter ATP-binding protein, whose amino-acid sequence MDEKILELNNLTFGYENGENLLENVDLEIRSGEYVGIVGKNGSAKSTLLKLMLGLLKPKSGDIYIKGKKLNEFKEWGSIGYLSQQVRSFNSNFPATVEEVVGANLYSKKGIIKMLGRKDRESIEESLKAVGMENYKTRIIGTLSGGQQQRVFIARLLVSNPDIIFMDEPLVGVDTASQGDFYEILDDLNKKLGISLIMVTHDVVEIFGKADKVLLLNDRKIIEYDLSDMATQEERMEIAERDIKNLI is encoded by the coding sequence ATGGACGAAAAGATACTTGAGCTAAACAACCTCACTTTCGGGTACGAAAATGGCGAAAACCTTTTGGAAAACGTGGACTTAGAGATACGAAGCGGGGAGTATGTAGGTATAGTTGGAAAGAATGGGTCTGCAAAGAGTACACTCCTCAAGCTGATGCTAGGGTTACTCAAGCCTAAGAGTGGGGATATATATATAAAGGGCAAGAAATTAAATGAATTTAAGGAGTGGGGAAGCATAGGGTATCTTTCACAGCAGGTCAGGTCTTTTAATTCTAACTTCCCTGCAACTGTGGAAGAAGTAGTTGGAGCCAATCTTTACTCTAAAAAGGGAATAATTAAGATGCTGGGGAGAAAAGACAGAGAGAGCATAGAGGAGTCTCTAAAGGCAGTTGGGATGGAAAACTACAAAACTCGAATAATAGGCACGCTTTCAGGTGGACAGCAGCAGAGGGTTTTCATAGCAAGGCTACTTGTGAGCAATCCAGACATAATATTTATGGACGAGCCACTAGTGGGAGTCGACACAGCTTCACAGGGAGATTTTTATGAAATACTAGATGATTTAAACAAAAAACTGGGTATAAGTCTCATAATGGTGACGCATGACGTAGTCGAAATCTTCGGTAAAGCAGACAAGGTGCTTCTTCTGAACGACAGAAAAATCATCGAGTACGACCTTTCAGACATGGCTACGCAAGAGGAACGAATGGAAATTGCTGAAAGGGATATTAAAAATTTAATCTAG